In Actinoplanes octamycinicus, the genomic window GTCCGGGCGGCGAACCGCACCCTGGTCCTGGTCTCCGGCGGCAGCAAAGCCGGCGACGACGCGATGCTCGCCAAGGCACACGAGTCGATGGCGGCCGGCGCCACCGGACTGATCTTCGGCCGCAACATCTGGCAGCGCGAGCACGACGCGTCCCTGCGGCTGGTCGAGCAGTTGCGCGACATCCTGGCCAAGTTCCCCACCACGTAGGTTCAGGAGGCGAACACGATGCACAGCCGTATGCCCGTCGTGGCCCTGGCCTGCTCGGCCGGCGGCCTTCCGGCGATCGAGCAGATCCTGGCCGGGCTGCCCGCCGGCTTCCCCGGTGCGGTGATCGTCCTCCGCCACCATGATCCGCGCACCCGGCGGGACCTGCTCACCGACATCCGGCGGCGCTCCAGCCGGCTTCCGGTGGAGTCCGCCCGGGACGGCGACCGGCTGACCGCCGGGCGGGTGCTGGTCGCTCCGGGTGGTTTCCACACCTTGATCACCTGCGAGTACGCGGTGACCCTGGTGCCCTCGGGAGACCGGCCGCCGTACCGCCCGTCCGCGGATCTGTTGCTGACCAGCATGGCTCTGGCCTGCGGCAGCCGGGCCGTCGCGGTGGTGCTGTCCGGGTACGGCAACGACGGCGCGACCGGCGCCACCGCGATCCACTGTCTCGGTGGCACGGTCGTCGCCAGCGACGAGTCCACCTCGACGGTCTTCGCCATGCCCTACGCGACGATCAGCCGGACCGAGATCATCGACCACGTCGTTCCGGTCGAGAAGATCGCCGATCTGCTGACCGCGATCACCGCCGATCCGCCGCCGACGGACCGGGCGCCGGCGGCGCTCCGGCGCCTGCCCTGACAGCTGGGAGGTTCGATGTTCCTGTCGCAGCAAGCGCGGCGGCGGATGTACCGCGGCGGCCGCCCCGACCGGGTGGCCCGGGTGCTCAACCGTGTCTCCGCGGCCCAGTTCTCGGCCGGCTTCCTCACGCCGGCCACCTGGGTGACGATGGAGGTGACCGGCCGGCGAAGCGGACGGATCATCTCGTGCCCGCTCGTGGTGACCCGTTATCACGGCGAGCGCTACCTGGTCGCGATGCTCGGCCGGCGCGCCAACTGGGTCGCGAACGTGCGAGCGGCGCACGGCGCGGTGGTGCTCCGTCACGGTGATCTCGAAGAGGTCCAGCTGGTCGAGGTGGAACCCCGGGAGCGGGCACCGATCCTGCGCGCCTTCCTCGCCGTGGCGCCCGGCGCGCGAGCGCACCTGCCGGTGGACCGGGACGCCCCGCTCGCCGACTTCGCCCGGATCGCCGACGACTTCCCGGTGTTCCGGATCACCACGACCGGCCGGGCGAGTGATCGTCTTCGGCCGGTCCGCCGCCGGACCTGGGGTGACCTGCCCGGCTGGCAACGGGCAACGGTGCTGGTGGAGGTCGCCTTGACGGTGACCGCCGTGGTCGATCTGGCGCGGCGTCCGGCGGCAGCGGTCCGCGGGCCGAAAGGGCTGTGGTGGCCGTTGGTGTTCATCCAGCCGGTGGGCCCGCCGGTGTACCTGGTGTGGGGGCGCAGGCGCTGACGGGTCCGAAATTGCACCGCCCGCGAACTTGCCTCGGCCACCTCCACGGGGGCGTCCGGTGATGCGACGCTTCACCGGCGGCCCCGTTCACCCCGTTCACCCCGTTCACCTCAAGGAGCGGACAGCGTGGAAATCACCGGATTCATCACCGCCATCATCATCGGCCTGATCATCGGGGCGCTCGGCCGTCTCGTGGTTCCCGGTAAGCAGAACATCCCGATCTGGCTCACTCTGATCATCGGCGTGGTCGCCGCCCTGCTCGGCACGTTCCTGGCCGCGGCCATCGGCGTCGACGACACCCGCGGCATCGATTGGATCGAGCTCGCCCTGCAGGTGGGACTGGCCGCGATCGGCGTCGCCCTCGTGGCCGGCATGCGCGGACGGCGCCAGTACTGAGCCCATCGATCACCTGGCGGCGTTCGGGGCGGCAGCGACCTCCGACACGAGCCTGCCGCCCTCGGCTGTCCAGGCCGTTTGCCAGTCCCGGAACTCGTCGGCGGGCATCGGGCGGGCGAAATGGTAGCCCTGGGCGATGTCGCAGCCCAGATTCCGGAGGGTGGCGACATCATCCTCGGTCTCGACGCCCTCGGCCACCACCGACAGCCCGAGGTTGTGGCCGAGGGTGACCGCTGTGCGCACCAGCACACAGCTGGCCTGCTCGGCGGCCATCTCGCGGATGAACGAACGGTCGATCTTCAGTTCGTCGACCGGCAGCTTCTGCAGGTAGGCCATCGAGGAATGGCCGGTCCCGAAGTCGTCGATCGCCAGATGAAAGCCGGCTTCGTGCAGTTCTCGCAGGGTCAGCTGCGCCCGGATCGGATCGGCCATCACCATGCTCTCGGTCACTTCGAGCTGGAGCAGGGAGACCGGCAGCCCTGCGCGCTCGATCAGTCCGAGGATGCGGCCGGGCAGCGCCGGGTCGAGCAGGCAACGCGTGGAGAGGTTGACGGCCACCGGGACCGGCCAGCCGGCGGCGGCCCAGCGTGTGGCGTCGCGCACCGCGGTCTCGAGAACCCGAGTGGTGAGGGCATGGATCAGCGTGGTGCTCTCCGCCATGGGGATGAACGTGTCGGGTGCCATCCGGCCCAGGTCGGGGTGCTGCCAGCGGATGAGCGCCTCGGCTCCGGCCAGGTCGCCGGTGCGCAGGTCGATCTTCGGCTGGTAGTGCAGTGTGATCTGGTCGTCGGTGTCGAGGGCGCGGCGCAGGTCGCCGAGCAGGGCGAGCCGGTTCGGAACGCCCCGTTCCACTGACGGGTCGTAGAGCAACTGGCTCCGGTAGCCCTCCTTGGCCAGCCGCAGGGCACTGTCCGCGTTGTGCAGGAGCGTGGCCGCGTCGCCGCCGTGCTCGGGGCCGTAGGCCGCGCCGATCCTGGCATCCAGGTTGATGCTGAGTCCTTCGATGACGAAGGCGTCGTCGAAGACAGCCAGCAGGTGCGCACCGGCGACGGCGGTGTCCGCGTGGCCGGGCACGAGGACGGCGAAGTCGTCACCGCCGAGGCGGGCCACCGTCGCCCCCGGTCCGGCCGCGGTGACCAGGCGGGCAGCAACCTCGGTGAGCAGCAGGTCACCGTGATGCTGCCCGAGCAGGTCGTTGGCCTCCCGGAACCGCTCCAGGTCGAGCATCAGCACGGTGACGGATTGGCCACCGCTCAGCCCCGCGGCGGTGCTCTCGGAAAGCGACACCCGATTGGGCAGGCCGGTGAGCCGGTCGTGGAGTGCAGCCCGGCGTATCGCGCGCAGGCGGACGGCCCAGCTGCCGCCGGCGACGAGCAGCGTCAGAAGCGCCGCGCCCAGCAAGGCCAGCGAGCCGAGGCTGAGCCCATGGGTCCAGCCGACGGAGACGGACGGCGCCGAGATCACGACGTACCAGTTGTTGGCGTTGCCCGGGGTGGACGGCACCCGCTGGTAGGCGAGGCGACGTCCGCCTTCGGTAGTGACTCCGTGATTCGCGCCGCCGGCGATCAGTCCGGCGAAACTGTCGTCCGAGACCGTGCGGCTGTCGACGACCACCCGGCCGGTCCGGGCGTCGACGATCGTCGCGGCGATGGTGCCGGCGGAGCCGGGCATCCGGAAGCTGTCGAGAGTGATCTCGTAGTGCACGAGGCCGACACGTCCGGCCGCCGTGACCACCGTCGAATTCGAGATCACCTGATCGTGAGTGTCCGGTGACTCGTACTCCTCGCCCTGATAGACCTGCCCGGGACCAAGTGCGAGCGTGGGCGCGAAGAAGGGATTGCTCTCCTCGTCCTCCGACAGCTGCTCGGGACCGGCCGGCGTGCCGTTCACCACGCGGGCGATCTCCGCGCCGCTGCTGTCGATGAAGCACGCCTCGCCGATCCGGCCGGGATACATCTTCTCCAGGTAGGCCAAAGCCTCATTGACCCGGGCGATCGGCATGCCACCGGCGCCGATCTTCTCGGCGTCGCTGCCCGGCGCCTCGTAGAAGTCGGTGAAGACGCGGTTGGCGGCCAGCAGCGAGTCGATGGCCCGGGCACGTTCAAAGTAGCTGTCCAACACGCCGATCTGCTGCTCGAGCGCGACGCGCAGCTGACCGTCCTGCGCCGCGACCTGCCGATCCCGGGCGGTTACCGCGGTGGCGACGACACTTGACACCAGCACCAGCAGACCCAGCAGCACCGCACCGGTGTGGGCGGCACGGAGCACCCCGGATCGGCGAACCATCGCGTCGCTGCTCCCTGTCGTCGGAAAAGGCGCTGTGCGCTGGTGACCCCTGCTGATCGGCACGGCGGCATGCCGCATGAGCGATACGCCGGGCCGGTGTCCGAGCTTCGCAACGAAAATGTGGCCGGCCCATGGAGAAGGGCCGGCCACCGTGTTCGAGGGCGTTACGGGTGATCGGTCCCGTAGTAGGCCGCGCGCATCAGCTGCTGCATGTCGGCGAGCATCGGCATCCGCGGGTTGGCCGGCGCGCACTGGTCCTCGTACGCGTTGAGCGCCTGCTGCGGCAGCGCCGCGAGGAACGCCTGCTCGTCGACGCCGAGCGCGGCGAACGTCGGCTCGATCCCGACCGCGGCGCGCAGCCGCTCCACCGCCGCCGCCAGCGACTCCACCGCCTCGGCCGGGGTGGCCGCGGGCAGGCCCAGCATCCCGGCGATGTCCGCGAAGCGCTGCGGCGCCCGGTAGTTCTCGTATTTCGGCCAGCCGGACAGCTTCGACGGCGTGCTGCCGTTGTAGCGGATCACGTGCGGCAGCAGCACCGCGTTGGTCCGGCCGTGCGCGATGTGGAACGTCGCGCCGAGCGTGTGCGACATGGCGTGCACGATGCCGAGGAAGGCGCTGCCGAACGCCATCCCGGCGATGGTGCCGGCGTTGTGCATCCGCTCCCGGGCCTCGCCGTCGCCGTCCACCACCGACTTCTCCAGGTTCGCGAAGATCAGCCGGATGGCGTGCAGGGCCAGGCCGTCGGTGAAGTCGTTGGCGTAGACCGACACGTACGCCTCGATCGCGTGGGTGAGCGCGTCGAACCCGCTGTCCGCGGCGATCACCCGGGGCAGGCTGGCGGTCAGCGCCGGGTCGACGATCGCCACGGTCGGGGTCAGCGCGTAGTCGGCGAGCGGGTACTTCTTGCCGGTCCGGTGGTCGGTGATCACCGCGAACGGGGTGACCTCGGCGCCGGTCCCGGAGGTGGTCGGGATGCAGACCAGGCTGGCCTTCTCGCCCAGGGTCGGGAAGGTGAACGCCCGCTTGCGGATGTCGAAGAACTTCTCCCGCATGTCCGCGAAGTCGATCTCCGGGTGCTCGTACTTGAGCCACATCACCTTGGCCGCGTCCATCGCCGAGCCGCCACCGAGCGCGATGATGGTGTCCGGCCGGAACGAGCGCATCAGCTCCGCGCCGCGCTCCACCGTGGTCATCCGCGGCTCCGGCTCCACGTCGTCGATGATCTGCAGCACCACCCGGTTCGGGCGGTTCTGCAGCACCCGGTCGATGCGCTCGACAAAACCGAGCCGGGTCATCGTCTCGTCGGTGACCACGGTCACCCGGGAGACGTCCGGCATGTCGCTCAGGTAGCGGATCGCGTGCGGCTCGAAGTAGATCTTCGACGGCACCTTGAACCACTGCAGATTATTGGTACGCCGGCCGATCCGCTTCACGTTGATCAGGTTGACCGCGGACACGTTGTTCGACACCGAGTTGTGCCCGTAACTGCCGCAGCCCAGGGTCAGCGACGGCAGGAACGCGTTGTACATGTCGCCGATGCCGCCCTGCGAGGCCGGCGAGTTCCAGATCACCCGTACCGCCTTCACCCGCTGGCCGAACTCGACGACCAGCTGCTCGTCCGCGGTGTGGATCACCGCGCTGTGGCCGAGGCCGTGGAACTCCACCATCTGGGTGGCCGCGCGCAGCCCCTCCTCACGGGAGTGGACCCGCAGCACGGCCAGCACCGGGCAGAGCTTCTCCCGGGTCAGCGGCTCGCTCGGGCCGACCTCGGCGACCTCGGTGAGGATCACCGAGGTCTGCGGCGGCACGGTGAACCCGGCCTGCTCGGCGATCCAGGCCGCGGACTGCCCGACCACCCGCGGGTTGAGCTTGGCGCCGTCGCACGCGGTGCCGAACGCGGTGGCCCCGAAGATGAACTCTTCGAGCAGCCGCTTCTCGTCGGCGGTGGCGACGTGCGCGTGCAGGCCCCGGAACTCGGTCAGCGCCGCGTCGTAGATCTCGTCGTCGATGATCGCGGCCTGCTCGGAGGCGCAGATCATGCCGTTGTCGAAGGACTTCGACAACACGATGTCGTTGATCGCCCGGGGCAGTTTCGCGGTCGCCTCCACGTAGGCGGGCACGTTGCCGGCGCCGACGCCGAGCGCGGGTTTGCCGGCCGAGTACGCCGCCCGCACCATGCTGTTGCCGCCGGTGGCCAGGATCGTGGCGACACCCGGGTGGTGCATCAGCGTCGTGGTCGCCTCCACCGAGGGGTGCTCGATCCACTGCACGCAGTTCTCCGGCGCGCCCGCGGCGACCGCGGCGTCCCGGACGATCCGGGCCGCCTCGGCGCTGCACCGCTGCGCCGCCGGGTGGAAGGCGAAGACGATCGGGTTGCGGGTCTTCAGCGCGATCAGCGCCTTGAAGATGGTCGTCGAGGTCGGGTTGGTGACCGGGGTGATTCCGGCGACCACGCCGACCGGGTCGGCGATCTCGGTGATCCCGCTGATCTCGTCGTGGCTGATCACGCCGACCGTGCGGGTCTTCGCCATGCTGTGCGTGACGTGCTCGCAGGCGAAGATGTTCTTCACCGCCTTGTCCTCGAAGACCCCGCGGCCGGTCTCCTCCACCGCGAGCTGCGCCAGCGCCGCGTGCCGGTCGAGGGCCGCGACGGACGCCTTCTTGACGATGTAGTCGATCTTCTCCTGGTCGAACGCGTCGTACTCGGCGAGCGCCTTCAGCGCGGCGGTGACCAGGGCGTCCACCTCGATGGCCACCTCGGAGGGCGCGGCGGTCGCCGGGGCCGGGCCGGTCGCTGCCT contains:
- a CDS encoding GlsB/YeaQ/YmgE family stress response membrane protein, coding for MEITGFITAIIIGLIIGALGRLVVPGKQNIPIWLTLIIGVVAALLGTFLAAAIGVDDTRGIDWIELALQVGLAAIGVALVAGMRGRRQY
- the adhE gene encoding bifunctional acetaldehyde-CoA/alcohol dehydrogenase, giving the protein MTAPAARRPDQAATGPAPATAAPSEVAIEVDALVTAALKALAEYDAFDQEKIDYIVKKASVAALDRHAALAQLAVEETGRGVFEDKAVKNIFACEHVTHSMAKTRTVGVISHDEISGITEIADPVGVVAGITPVTNPTSTTIFKALIALKTRNPIVFAFHPAAQRCSAEAARIVRDAAVAAGAPENCVQWIEHPSVEATTTLMHHPGVATILATGGNSMVRAAYSAGKPALGVGAGNVPAYVEATAKLPRAINDIVLSKSFDNGMICASEQAAIIDDEIYDAALTEFRGLHAHVATADEKRLLEEFIFGATAFGTACDGAKLNPRVVGQSAAWIAEQAGFTVPPQTSVILTEVAEVGPSEPLTREKLCPVLAVLRVHSREEGLRAATQMVEFHGLGHSAVIHTADEQLVVEFGQRVKAVRVIWNSPASQGGIGDMYNAFLPSLTLGCGSYGHNSVSNNVSAVNLINVKRIGRRTNNLQWFKVPSKIYFEPHAIRYLSDMPDVSRVTVVTDETMTRLGFVERIDRVLQNRPNRVVLQIIDDVEPEPRMTTVERGAELMRSFRPDTIIALGGGSAMDAAKVMWLKYEHPEIDFADMREKFFDIRKRAFTFPTLGEKASLVCIPTTSGTGAEVTPFAVITDHRTGKKYPLADYALTPTVAIVDPALTASLPRVIAADSGFDALTHAIEAYVSVYANDFTDGLALHAIRLIFANLEKSVVDGDGEARERMHNAGTIAGMAFGSAFLGIVHAMSHTLGATFHIAHGRTNAVLLPHVIRYNGSTPSKLSGWPKYENYRAPQRFADIAGMLGLPAATPAEAVESLAAAVERLRAAVGIEPTFAALGVDEQAFLAALPQQALNAYEDQCAPANPRMPMLADMQQLMRAAYYGTDHP
- a CDS encoding chemotaxis protein CheB; translated protein: MPVVALACSAGGLPAIEQILAGLPAGFPGAVIVLRHHDPRTRRDLLTDIRRRSSRLPVESARDGDRLTAGRVLVAPGGFHTLITCEYAVTLVPSGDRPPYRPSADLLLTSMALACGSRAVAVVLSGYGNDGATGATAIHCLGGTVVASDESTSTVFAMPYATISRTEIIDHVVPVEKIADLLTAITADPPPTDRAPAALRRLP
- a CDS encoding putative bifunctional diguanylate cyclase/phosphodiesterase → MAGPSPWAGHIFVAKLGHRPGVSLMRHAAVPISRGHQRTAPFPTTGSSDAMVRRSGVLRAAHTGAVLLGLLVLVSSVVATAVTARDRQVAAQDGQLRVALEQQIGVLDSYFERARAIDSLLAANRVFTDFYEAPGSDAEKIGAGGMPIARVNEALAYLEKMYPGRIGEACFIDSSGAEIARVVNGTPAGPEQLSEDEESNPFFAPTLALGPGQVYQGEEYESPDTHDQVISNSTVVTAAGRVGLVHYEITLDSFRMPGSAGTIAATIVDARTGRVVVDSRTVSDDSFAGLIAGGANHGVTTEGGRRLAYQRVPSTPGNANNWYVVISAPSVSVGWTHGLSLGSLALLGAALLTLLVAGGSWAVRLRAIRRAALHDRLTGLPNRVSLSESTAAGLSGGQSVTVLMLDLERFREANDLLGQHHGDLLLTEVAARLVTAAGPGATVARLGGDDFAVLVPGHADTAVAGAHLLAVFDDAFVIEGLSINLDARIGAAYGPEHGGDAATLLHNADSALRLAKEGYRSQLLYDPSVERGVPNRLALLGDLRRALDTDDQITLHYQPKIDLRTGDLAGAEALIRWQHPDLGRMAPDTFIPMAESTTLIHALTTRVLETAVRDATRWAAAGWPVPVAVNLSTRCLLDPALPGRILGLIERAGLPVSLLQLEVTESMVMADPIRAQLTLRELHEAGFHLAIDDFGTGHSSMAYLQKLPVDELKIDRSFIREMAAEQASCVLVRTAVTLGHNLGLSVVAEGVETEDDVATLRNLGCDIAQGYHFARPMPADEFRDWQTAWTAEGGRLVSEVAAAPNAAR
- a CDS encoding nitroreductase/quinone reductase family protein, giving the protein MFLSQQARRRMYRGGRPDRVARVLNRVSAAQFSAGFLTPATWVTMEVTGRRSGRIISCPLVVTRYHGERYLVAMLGRRANWVANVRAAHGAVVLRHGDLEEVQLVEVEPRERAPILRAFLAVAPGARAHLPVDRDAPLADFARIADDFPVFRITTTGRASDRLRPVRRRTWGDLPGWQRATVLVEVALTVTAVVDLARRPAAAVRGPKGLWWPLVFIQPVGPPVYLVWGRRR